In a genomic window of Candidatus Avedoeria danica:
- a CDS encoding DUF4340 domain-containing protein yields the protein MNRRLTLILFLIFAAMVILAYSLRNETGKQVGPNAPTPTPGPIWALDAKAVSKVEVSGAGNAYTLALVDGKWQVDNLPTNDEVAGVVERTASPSVQRTLPGGRDATNYGFASPTLTVTFTVSETAHTLIVGDPPLTSESDRYVMGQDGTTIYIVSGFDLGQLEDWLTTPPLAPTPTAAAPTTTGSTTGSTAGSTAGTPAADTGLGDTSALTDTTALTDTAPIGLPGMATIVALPTTPGLPTEPAIPTATE from the coding sequence ATGAACCGACGACTGACGCTCATCCTGTTCCTGATCTTCGCCGCGATGGTCATCCTGGCCTACAGCCTGCGCAACGAGACCGGCAAGCAGGTTGGCCCGAACGCGCCGACGCCGACTCCGGGGCCGATCTGGGCGCTCGACGCCAAGGCGGTCTCGAAGGTCGAGGTGTCGGGCGCCGGCAACGCGTACACGCTGGCGCTGGTCGACGGCAAGTGGCAGGTCGACAACCTGCCGACGAACGACGAGGTCGCCGGCGTCGTCGAGCGGACGGCCAGTCCGTCCGTGCAGCGCACCCTGCCCGGCGGCCGCGACGCGACGAACTACGGCTTCGCCTCGCCGACCCTGACCGTGACGTTCACGGTGTCGGAAACGGCGCACACGCTCATCGTCGGCGATCCGCCGCTGACGAGCGAGAGCGACCGATACGTGATGGGCCAGGACGGCACGACGATCTATATCGTCAGCGGCTTCGATCTCGGCCAGCTCGAGGATTGGCTGACGACCCCGCCCCTCGCCCCGACGCCGACGGCCGCTGCCCCGACGACGACGGGATCGACAACGGGATCGACAGCGGGATCGACAGCGGGCACGCCGGCTGCGGACACCGGACTCGGGGACACGTCCGCACTGACGGACACGACCGCGCTGACGGACACCGCCCCAATCGGCCTGCCCGGCATGGCGACCATCGTCGCGTTGCCGACCACGCCCGGTCTGCCCACCGAGCCCGCGATTCCGACCGCCACCGAATAG
- a CDS encoding Gldg family protein: MKLSAVAPVAAVGLVLIVGALGMRQTNTGPDWLPLAIGAAGIVLLLAYPLGRADEMRTAFGSRQARFGGNALVLLVSVIGILVVINILGTQRFVKLDTTTNQRFAISGQSKTILDDLRDQGQQIKVTAVMAAGSPTLADLRRLMDNYVAYGNAVTFATIDAGAEPERALALQEAIHQPLTNNEVVVRMGDRHEVVYAFDEKSITGAIIKVTRPREKVVAFTSGP; the protein is encoded by the coding sequence GTGAAGCTAAGCGCGGTCGCACCTGTCGCGGCCGTCGGCCTCGTCCTGATCGTCGGCGCGCTCGGCATGCGGCAGACGAACACCGGCCCCGATTGGCTGCCGCTGGCGATCGGCGCCGCCGGTATCGTCCTCTTGTTGGCGTATCCCCTCGGCCGAGCCGATGAGATGCGCACGGCGTTCGGGTCGCGCCAGGCGCGGTTCGGCGGCAACGCGCTCGTGCTGCTGGTGTCGGTCATCGGCATCCTCGTCGTGATCAACATTCTCGGCACGCAGCGATTCGTCAAGCTCGACACGACGACGAACCAGCGGTTCGCGATCTCGGGCCAGTCCAAGACGATCCTTGATGACCTGCGCGACCAGGGCCAGCAGATCAAGGTCACGGCGGTCATGGCGGCGGGCAGCCCGACGCTGGCCGACCTACGGCGGCTCATGGACAACTACGTCGCCTACGGCAACGCCGTCACCTTCGCGACCATCGACGCCGGGGCCGAACCGGAGCGGGCGCTCGCGCTGCAGGAGGCGATCCACCAGCCCCTGACCAACAACGAGGTTGTCGTCCGGATGGGCGACCGGCACGAGGTCGTGTACGCGTTCGACGAGAAGTCGATCACGGGGGCGATCATCAAGGTCACCCGTCCGCGGGAGAAGGTCGTGGCGTTCACGTCCGGCCCATGA
- a CDS encoding VWA domain-containing protein, with protein MCWPQKARQDIVLVVDVSNSMADGGLATAVSSIRAFLDVVGLADGTDRVALVDFATEARVAVPLSSDRAMLDAGLTGLTTRSGTRIDRGLEAATGVLAEGRRPTAKPVIVVLSDGRQVEAPERAAAAADEARRAHGIEVYAIGFGADVDRAQLEAVAGDPARVFLALTGAELAEVYRTIAAQMPGCP; from the coding sequence ATGTGCTGGCCGCAGAAGGCGCGACAGGACATCGTGCTCGTCGTCGACGTCTCGAACTCGATGGCCGACGGCGGGCTGGCGACGGCCGTGAGCAGCATCCGCGCCTTCCTGGACGTCGTCGGCTTGGCGGACGGCACGGACCGCGTGGCGCTCGTCGACTTCGCCACCGAGGCGCGCGTCGCCGTGCCGCTCTCAAGCGACCGCGCAATGCTCGACGCCGGCCTGACCGGCCTGACGACACGCTCCGGCACGCGGATCGACCGCGGGCTCGAGGCGGCGACGGGCGTGCTGGCCGAGGGACGCCGGCCAACGGCCAAGCCGGTCATCGTCGTGCTGTCGGATGGCCGCCAGGTCGAGGCGCCGGAGCGCGCCGCCGCCGCAGCGGACGAAGCGCGCCGGGCGCACGGGATCGAGGTCTACGCGATCGGCTTTGGCGCCGACGTCGACCGCGCGCAGCTCGAGGCCGTGGCGGGTGATCCCGCCCGCGTCTTCCTGGCGCTGACCGGCGCCGAGCTGGCCGAGGTCTACCGCACGATCGCGGCGCAGATGCCGGGGTGCCCATAA
- a CDS encoding copper resistance protein CopC encodes MAPEDGPSRERRRAPGAAGTRLPFARRAAAVLLLAWALALVRTAPAAAHSETVESKPAPGDAVLPAPTTVTVRYTDPLGPESTISVVDDTFAEVTEGPTRVDADDPHAMSVALLHDLPLGACTVAWTAHDAPTGTRRQAATRSASVTWRRRRNHRARQGRRSSSSWR; translated from the coding sequence ATGGCGCCTGAAGACGGCCCGTCCCGCGAACGACGCCGCGCCCCCGGCGCTGCCGGCACCCGGCTGCCGTTCGCCCGACGGGCCGCCGCCGTGCTCTTGCTGGCGTGGGCGCTTGCCCTCGTCCGGACGGCGCCGGCGGCGGCGCACAGCGAGACCGTCGAAAGCAAGCCCGCCCCGGGCGATGCCGTCCTTCCTGCGCCGACGACGGTCACCGTGCGGTACACGGATCCGCTCGGTCCGGAGAGCACGATCAGCGTCGTCGACGACACATTCGCCGAGGTCACCGAGGGCCCGACCCGGGTGGACGCCGATGACCCGCACGCGATGTCCGTCGCCCTGCTGCACGACCTTCCGCTCGGTGCTTGCACCGTCGCCTGGACGGCCCACGACGCGCCGACGGGCACAAGACGTCAGGCAGCTACACGTTCAGCGTCGGTGACGTGGCGGCGGCGTCGCAACCATCGGGCACGGCAGGGCAGACGATCCTCGTCCTCGTGGCGCTGA
- a CDS encoding Gldg family protein: MSSPTGSDQRSYAGIAQSLERDGCKVVTVQLATSDTLSADVIVVAGAQEPFNSTELERLASFSAGGGGVLALADPQDKADLSPLLNRYGMSLRNDLVLDPECPAEPPPSRSSRRKVSSSTRSRATCRTRSPSSPSSPAPGRSSSRRPLRPARRRRRCSKTSDAAWGETDLAALEVENAQPTKDDVDAAGPLDLAVAGEPAAGADAPRMQEPGESSSSAAPAWSRMRSSSRSKPAATSSSC, encoded by the coding sequence ATGAGTAGCCCGACGGGATCCGACCAGCGTTCCTACGCCGGGATCGCCCAATCCCTCGAGCGCGACGGCTGCAAGGTCGTCACCGTGCAGCTGGCGACGAGCGACACGCTCAGCGCCGACGTCATCGTCGTCGCGGGCGCACAGGAGCCGTTCAACAGCACCGAGCTCGAGCGCCTGGCCAGCTTCAGCGCCGGCGGCGGCGGCGTGCTCGCCCTCGCCGACCCGCAGGACAAGGCCGATCTCTCGCCGCTGCTGAACCGCTACGGCATGAGCCTCCGCAACGACCTCGTGCTCGATCCCGAGTGCCCTGCAGAGCCCCCGCCGTCCCGGTCATCTCGAAGGAAGGTTTCCAGTTCCACGAGATCACGAGCGACATGTCGAACCCGGAGCCCCTCCTCACCGTCCTCCCCGGCGCCCGGTCGATCGTCCTCCCGTCGACCGCTCCGTCCGGCACGACGACGTCGGCGTTGCTCCAAGACGAGCGACGCGGCGTGGGGCGAGACGGATCTGGCGGCCCTCGAGGTCGAGAATGCGCAGCCGACGAAGGACGACGTGGACGCCGCCGGCCCGCTCGACCTCGCCGTGGCCGGTGAGCCGGCGGCCGGTGCGGACGCGCCGCGGATGCAGGAACCCGGCGAATCGTCGTCATCGGCAGCGCCAGCTTGGTCGCGGATGCGATCCTCCAGCAGATCCAAGCCAGCGGCAACATCGTCCTCGTGCTGA